One stretch of Plodia interpunctella isolate USDA-ARS_2022_Savannah chromosome 10, ilPloInte3.2, whole genome shotgun sequence DNA includes these proteins:
- the fz2 gene encoding frizzled-2, which yields MWRCALTLALLALARVQGLQQPRCEEIVIPMCRGIGYNLTSFPNALDHDTQEEAGLEVHQYWPLVEIKCSADLKFFLCSVYTPICIEDYAKPLPACRSVCERARAGCAPLMQQYGFKWPERMACEKLPRMGDPDHLCMDENDREPEPEPTRPPRKTFKHCKDPKNCESGPAASPGSGAGACACSCRAPLAAARARNASVLAAVAGPACALPCRGAFFSREEKQFAAVWVALWSGLCAASTLMTLTTFLIDSQRFKYPERPIVYLSACYFMVALGYLARLALGHDEVACDGAVLKTSANGPSACTLVFILVYFFGMASSIWWVILSFAWFLAAGLKWGNEAIAGHAQYYHLAAWLVPAAKTVAVLLAGAVDGDPVAGICYVGNSSPENLRRYVLAPLIVYFALGATFLLAGFVSLFRIRSVIKRQGGIGAGSKADKLEKLMIRIGVFSVLYAVPAGVVIGCLAYEASGYESWLKRVACGANCGEKPLYYALMLKYFMALAVGITSGVWIWSGKTLDSWRRVWRGGRPQHRALVKQAGGV from the exons ATGTGGCGTTGCGCGTTGACGCTGGCCTTGTTGGCGCTAGCCCGGGTGCAGGGCTTGCAGCAGCCGAGGTGCGAGGAGATTGTCATCCCGATGTGTAGGGGGATCGGCTACAATCTCACTTCGTTCCCCAACGCGTTAGATCACGATACACAAGAGGAAGCTGGGCTGGAG GTCCACCAATACTGGCCCCTCGTGGAGATCAAATGTTCAGCAGATCTGAAATTCTTCCTCTGCTCCGTATACACGCCCATCTGCATCGAAGACTACGCGAAACCTCTGCCGGCCTGTCGAAGCGTTTGCGAACGCGCCCGAGCCGGCTGCGCGCCCCTCATGCAGCAGTACGGCTTCAAGTGGCCCGAGAGAATGGCCTGCGAGAAACTACCGCGCATGGGCGACCCAGACCACCTATGCATGGACGAAAACGACAGGGAGCCCGAACCGGAACCGACGCGGCCTCCGCGGAAGACGTTCAAGCACTGTAAGGATCCAAAAAACTGCGAAAGCGGCCCGGCTGCAAGCCCGGGCTCCGGCGCCGGCGCGTGCGCGTGCTCGTGCCGGGCGCCGCTggcggccgcgcgcgcgcgcaaCGCCAGCGTGCTGGCCGCCGTGGCCGGGCCCGCGTGCGCGCTGCCGTGCCGCGGCGCCTTCTTCTCGCGCGAGGAGAAACAGTTCGCGGCCGTCTGGGTCGCGCTGTGGAGCGGCCTCTGCGCCGCCTCCACGCTCATGACGCTCACCACCTTCCTCATCGACTCCCAACGCTTCAAGTACCCGGAGCGCCCGATAGTCTACCTGAGCGCGTGCTACTTCATGGTCGCCCTCGGCTACCTGGCTCGCCTGGCGCTGGGCCATGACGAGGTCGCATGCGACGGCGCCGTGCTCAAGACTTCGGCCAACGGCCCCAGCGCGTGCACGCTGGTCTTTATATTAGTCTACTTCTTCGGAATGGCGTCGTCGATCTGGTGGGTCATCCTCTCGTTTGCCTGGTTTTTGGCGGCGGGGCTGAAATGGGGCAACGAAGCGATCGCCGGACACGCTCAGTACTATCATCTCGCCGCATGGCTCGTCCCTGCAGCTAAGACGGTGGCGGTTCTTCTCGCCGGAGCGGTAGACGGGGACCCCGTCGCCGGAATCTGCTATGTCGGCAACTCCTCTCCCGAGAACCTTCGGAGATACGTCCTCGCACCTTTAATCGTCTATTTCGCTTTGGGAGCGACGTTCCTCCTGGCCGGATTCGTATCTCTATTCAGAATCAGATCTGTGATCAAGCGACAGGGCGGCATCGGAGCAGGCTCGAAAGCCGATAAACTGGAGAAGTTGATGATCAGGATCGGAGTGTTCAGCGTGCTTTATGCCGTTCCTGCGGGCGTCGTCATCGGATGTCTAGCATACGAAGCTAGCGGCTACGAATCGTGGCTAAAGCGAGTGGCGTGCGGCGCCAACTGCGGCGAGAAGCCCTTGTACTACGCACTGATGCTGAAGTACTTCATGGCTCTAGCTGTAGGGATCACATCCGGGGTGTGGATCTGGTCGGGCAAGACGCTGGACTCCTGGCGGCGCGTGTGGCGGGGCGGGCGGCCGCAGCACCGCGCGCTCGTCAAGCAGGCGGGCGGCGTGTGA
- the LOC128672921 gene encoding uncharacterized protein LOC128672921, whose translation MPGNGATKIKREPLSDEDDSNPFAHTYLANQLPSLGQHVKPERGSSHDDSVPQILHHLQSQGLEELAPLAPAGPAATPVCVKQEPTDDPPATSLETLEPAPHATGATLLDRHMSMLCSEAPESSDFMPLMTVKDEPMSEGEQHQYSGEDTSDSCGPPEPLSRGSPKSWTQRDMDNALEALRKHNMSLTKASATYGIPSTTLWQRAHRLGIDTPKREGAAKCWSDADLRGALRALRAGAISANKASKAYGIPSSTLYKIARREGIRLAAPFNAAPTAWRRADLERALDAVRRGASSVQRAAAQFGIPTGTLYGRCKREGIELSRSNPTPWSEDAMGEALAAVRVGQMSINQAAIHYNLPYSSLYGRFKRCKYQTQNLQPMMQQADFQKQETEQVCQPHEVYYQHQGQYMQPNEMIDMQNIQSIQMFDYQSYYQNGVS comes from the exons ATGCCTGGCAACGGGGCAACGAAAATAAAACGCGAACCTCTTTCGGACGAAGACGACAGCAACCCGTTCGCTCATACCTACTTAGCCAAtcag CTACCTTCGCTGGGACAACACGTGAAGCCTGAACGTGGGAGCAGTCATGACGATAGTGTGCCGCAGATTCTGCATCATTTACAg TCCCAAGGACTGGAGGAGCTGGCACCGCTGGCGCCGGCGGGCCCCGCCGCCACGCCGGTCTGCGTGAAGCAAGAACCAACCGACGACCCGCCAGCAACCTCGCTCGAGACTTTGGAACCGGCTCCTCACGCTACG GGTGCCACGCTGCTCGACCGTCACATGTCCATGCTGTGCTCCGAAGCACCTGAATCGTCCGACTTCATGCCGCTGATGACTGTGAAAGACGAGCCAATGTCAGAGGGAG AACAACACCAGTACAGCGGGGAAGACACCAGCGACTCGTGCGGGCCGCCGGAGCCGCTGTCGAGGGGCAGCCCCAAGAGTTGGACTCAGAGGGACATGGACAACGCGCTCGAGGCGCTGAGGAAACACAACATGAGTCTTACTAAG GCGTCAGCGACGTACGGCATCCCGTCGACGACGCTGTGGCAGCGCGCGCACCGCCTGGGCATCGACACTCCCAAGCGCGAGGGCGCCGCCAAGTGCTGGAGCGACGCCGACCTCCGCGGCGCGCTGCGGGCGCTGCGGGCCGGCGCCATCTCCGCCAACAAGGCCAGCAAGGCCTATG GTATTCCCAGCAGCACGCTGTACAAGATCGCGCGGCGCGAGGGCATCAGACTGGCGGCGCCGTTCAACGCAGCGCCCACGGCCTGGCGCCGCGCCGACCTCGAGCGCGCGCTGGACGCCGTGCGCCGCGGCGCCAGCTCCGTGCAGCGCGCCGCCGCACAGTTCGGGATTCCTACCG GAACGCTGTACGGTCGCTGCAAACGCGAAGGCATCGAGCTGTCGCGCTCGAACCCCACGCCCTGGTCCGAGGACGCGATGGGCGAGGCGCTCGCTGCTGTCAG AGTGGGCCAAATGTCTATAAATCAAGCAGCAATTCACTACAACCTGCCGTATTCGTCCCTTTATGGAAGGTTCAAGAGATGCAAATACCAAACGCAG aatCTCCAACCGATGATGCAGCAAGCAGATTTCCAAAAGCAGGAAACGGAGCAGGTGTGCCAACCGCACGAGGTTTACTACCAACATCAGGGACAGTACATGCAACCTAACGAAATGATAGACATGCAAAACATTCAGAGTATTCAGATGTTTGACTACCAGAGTTACTATCAGAATGGAGTCAGTTGA